In Musa acuminata AAA Group cultivar baxijiao chromosome BXJ3-9, Cavendish_Baxijiao_AAA, whole genome shotgun sequence, a single genomic region encodes these proteins:
- the LOC135648659 gene encoding protein CHAPERONE-LIKE PROTEIN OF POR1, chloroplastic-like: MEAVRLPSPTSCCCCFSRSLIHRRPSLLLPARMPAGKRAGGAAFGTPRCSLDAAIGGGNYSYEYVPKFPRMNIRDPYKCLGVGHDASEEEIREARNFLLEQYAGHESSVETIEAAYERILFTSFKERKKTKFNLKSRLRKKVVESPPWMKRLLEFVELPPTDVILRRLFFFVFMGAWSVINSAESGPAFQVALSILSCIYFLNDKMKNLVRASATGFGVLLVGWAVGSVVVPMIPSVVHPSWTIELLTSLISYVFLFLACTFLK, encoded by the exons ATGGAGGCCGTCCGCCTCCCGAGTCCgacgagctgctgctgctgcttctctcgGTCTTTGATCCATCGAAGACCGTCTCTGCTCCTCCCCGCGAG GATGCCGGCGGGGAAGAGGGCTGGCGGAGCAGCATTTGGGACTCCGAGGTGCTCGTTGGACGCGGCAATCGGCGGCGGCAACTATAGTTACG AGTATGTTCCTAAATTTCCTAGGATGAATATAAGGGATCCTTATAAGTGTCTCGGAGTCGGTCATGATGCCTCTGAAGAAGAAATCAGAGAGGCACGCAACTTTCTTTTAGAACAATATGCTGGGCATGAAAGCAGTGTGGAGACCATTGAAGCTGCTTATGAACGAATACTGTTTACCAGTTTCAAGGAACgtaagaaaacaaaattcaattTGAAAAGCAGGTTAAGAAAGAAAGTAGTGGAATCACCTCCCTGGATGAAAAGATTGCTTGAATTTGTTGAGTTGCCTCCGACTGATGTGATCCTTAGAAGACTTTTTTTCTTTGTCTTCATGGGAGCATGGAGTGTGATAAATTCTGCTGAATCTGGACCTGCTTTCCAA GTTGCTCTATCAATcctttcatgtatttatttcctcAATGACAAGATGAAGAACCTTGTCAGAGCATCGGCAACCGG ATTCGGGGTGCTTCTTGTTGGGTGGGCTGTTGGATCAGTTGTGGTACCTATGATCCCATCAGTTGTACATCCGAGTTGGACAATTGAACTCTTGACCTCTTTGATTTCTTATGTTTTCTTATTTCTAGCATGCACCTTTCTCAAATAA
- the LOC135649032 gene encoding tetraspanin-8-like has product MVQISNSLVGFLNFLTLLISFPILGAGLWFRLHAATECERFLQLPLLVLGGFLLVVSVLGLIGACCRVSFFMWLYLFVMFLLILAMIVFTIFAFVVTNKGVGEAVSGVGFKEYRLSDYSGWLQKRVENWETWRQIDGCLKDAQVCAGFEGFAGLQASQFFAKNLSPLQSGCCKPPTFCGFQYKNATFWTIPTTGLKSTDADCKLWSNDQDKLCYDCGSCKAGVLATLKTKWKAVSIFNVALLVFLIIVYSIGCCALRNNRAKRHGGYYPYAR; this is encoded by the exons ATGGTTCAGATCAGCAACAGCCTTGTGGGCTTCCTCAACTTCCTAACCCTGCTCATCTCCTTCCCCATCCTCGGCGCCGGGCTGTGGTTCCGTCTCCATGCCGCGACGGAGTGCGAGAGGTTCCTGCAACTACCTCTCCTCGTGTTGGGCGGGTTCCTCCTGGTGGTGTCGGTGCTGGGCCTGATCGGCGCCTGCTGCCGCGTGTCGTTCTTCATGTGGCTCTACCTCTTCGTGATGTTCCTGTTGATCCTCGCCATGATCGTCTTCACCATCTTCGCGTTCGTGGTGACGAACAAGGGCGTGGGCGAGGCGGTGTCGGGCGTGGGGTTCAAGGAGTACCGGCTCAGCGACTACTCGGGATGGCTGCAGAAGAGGGTGGAGAACTGGGAGACGTGGAGGCAGATCGACGGCTGCTTGAAGGACGCACAAGTATGCGCCGGGTTTGAGGGCTTCGCTGGTCTCCAGGCCAGCCAGTTCTTCGCCAAAAACCTATCACCCTTACAG TCTGGGTGCTGCAAGCCCCCAACATTCTGTGGATTCCAGTACAAGAATGCTACTTTTTGGACAATTCCCACAACAGGGCTTAAATCGACAGATGCTGACTGCAAACTGTGGAGCAATGACCAGGACAAGCTGTGCTACGACTGTGGCTCATGCAAGGCAGGTGTGCTTGCAACCTTGAAGACCAAGTGGAAGGCGGTTTCCATCTTCAATGTTGCCCTCCTTGTGTTTCTCATCATAGTCTACTCAATTGGTTGTTGTGCTCTGCGAAACAATAGAGCTAAGAGGCACGGGGGTTACTATCCCTATGCTCGTTGA